The Pseudomonadota bacterium DNA window CAAGCTTTTAAGGACGGCAGGGCGAAATTCTACAGAGTACTGCATAGACTAAAGTCCCAACTGTTTCCATACTTCTTCGGCAGAAATATTTTCACCAGGCTCTGCGAGGGCTTTCTTTGCATCTTCAATATCAATATGATCTTCAATCTGTTGGAGCAATTCAAACTCGTCAATAGAAACCAAAGCCGCAACCTCCTGCCCCCTACGCGTCAAAACAATAGGTTCTTTGCCATAAGTAACCCTATTAACGATCTCTGCGAAATGTTTTCTGGCATCTGCTGTAGAAATTGTGGTAGCCATATGTCACCTCCCTCTTGTACTTTATGTACAATTTGTACAACAGGTACAGGGTAATGTCAAATCAGGAAACCGGGTTCTCTTTCATTCCGGATTCTCTCTGGTATTTTCAGCCAAAATGATTTGTAACAAAATGAAATGGATTTTGCTTTAATAGGAATGCCTGATTCGACAGGGCAGAGAAATTAATTGAGGGGTTTGATATGGGAGTCGCTGCGGATATTGTCACGCTCATGGTGGCTGCTTTGCTTGGCGCGCTTGTTGCCCAACAGCTCAAGCAGCCATTGATATTGGGGTATATTTTTGCCGGGATCATTGTCGGGCCTTACGCCACCGGATTGATTGCTGATATTCATGAAATTGAACTGCTGGCTGAAATCGGGGTGGCCCTTCTGCTCTTCGCCCTCGGCCTGGAATTTTCGTTCAGTAAATTAAAACCGGTCCGCTATATCGCCCTGATCGGCACGCCGATTCAGATAGTCCTCACCATCGGGGTGGGGTTTGCTCTGGGAATTTATCTTGGCTGGTCCTGGACGAGCGCTCTCTGGTTCGGTGCCCTGATTTCCCTGTCCAGCACCATGGTGACCCTGAAAACCCTGATGGCCAGAGGACTGATCGGGACCCTTTCCAGCCGGGTGATGGTCGGGATGCTGATTGTGCAGGACCTGGCGGTCATCCCGATGATGATTATTCTGCCCCAGCTTTCAAACCCGAAGGCCGGACTGCCGCTGCTGGCCATCGCGGTGATCAAGTCGGTGGTATTTCTCACCCTGATGCTCTATCTCGGGCGCCGGCTGCTGCCGCGGCTGCTGTCGTACGTGGCCAAGTGGAATTCCCGGGAGCTTTTTGTTTTATCGATCACCGCGATCGGTCTCGGGATCGGTTATGCCACCTATCTTTTCGGGCTTTCGTTCGCTTTCGGCGCCTTTGTTGCCGGCATGGTGCTCAGCGAGTCCGATTATGGCCACCAGGCCTTAAGCGATATTGTGCCGCTGCGGGATATCTTCGGCCTGCTCTTTTTTACCTCGGTGGGAATGCTCCTCGACCCGGCCTTTTTCTTTGCCAACTGGAGAATGGTCCTTTCTCTGGTCTTGATTGTGGCGCTCTTCAAGGGTTTTATTTTTTACGTGTTAAGCGCCCTGTTCAGGTATATCAACATTGTCCCGATCGCAGTCGGTCTCGGTCTTTTTCAGGTCGGGGAGTTCTCTTTTGTTCTCGCCCGGGTGGGCATGGAAGCAAAAGCGATCGACCAGAATCTCTACTCGCTGGTTCTCGCCATCTCGCTGATCAGCATGGTTTTAACTCCTTCTGCCGCAGCATTGGCGACCCCTCTCTATAAATTAAGGAAAAAACTGTTCAAGTATGAGCCGATGCAAACGGAAAACATTCCGCATATCGGGCTTGCAGATCATGTGGTGATTGCAGGAGGCGGGCGGGTCGGGCAGCACATCGCCCAGGTCCTGACTAAACTTTCCCTCCCCTTTGTCATCGTTGAACTGAATCACGAGCGGATGCTGGAGTGCAAGAAGGCGAAATTTCCGGTGATCTATGGTGACATGAGCCAGCAGACGGTAATCGAAGTTGCAAAAGTGCAGTCAGCCAGGCTTTTGCTGATAACCACGCCGCTGGTCATGACCGCTCAGGCCATCGTTAAACAGACTCATCGTCTGAAGCCTGAACTGCACACCATTGTTCGGGCCGATGGGGTCAGGCAGGCCAGGGAGTTGTATGAAAACGGGGTGTATATGGCGGTGCTGCCGGAGATGGAGGCGGGGCTCGAAATTGCCCGGCAGGCCCTGATCCATCTGGA harbors:
- a CDS encoding type II toxin-antitoxin system Phd/YefM family antitoxin, with protein sequence MATTISTADARKHFAEIVNRVTYGKEPIVLTRRGQEVAALVSIDEFELLQQIEDHIDIEDAKKALAEPGENISAEEVWKQLGL
- a CDS encoding cation:proton antiporter, which produces MGVAADIVTLMVAALLGALVAQQLKQPLILGYIFAGIIVGPYATGLIADIHEIELLAEIGVALLLFALGLEFSFSKLKPVRYIALIGTPIQIVLTIGVGFALGIYLGWSWTSALWFGALISLSSTMVTLKTLMARGLIGTLSSRVMVGMLIVQDLAVIPMMIILPQLSNPKAGLPLLAIAVIKSVVFLTLMLYLGRRLLPRLLSYVAKWNSRELFVLSITAIGLGIGYATYLFGLSFAFGAFVAGMVLSESDYGHQALSDIVPLRDIFGLLFFTSVGMLLDPAFFFANWRMVLSLVLIVALFKGFIFYVLSALFRYINIVPIAVGLGLFQVGEFSFVLARVGMEAKAIDQNLYSLVLAISLISMVLTPSAAALATPLYKLRKKLFKYEPMQTENIPHIGLADHVVIAGGGRVGQHIAQVLTKLSLPFVIVELNHERMLECKKAKFPVIYGDMSQQTVIEVAKVQSARLLLITTPLVMTAQAIVKQTHRLKPELHTIVRADGVRQARELYENGVYMAVLPEMEAGLEIARQALIHLEIPVAAIQQYTDAVRQELYAPIYQASQAHQLLAKLDNIKDMLEISWVTIVSQSPLLGRSIKDAAVRSTTGASIVGVIQGEVFHHNPKAEYSFREGDMVAVVGNLQERTAFRNLAGVC